One window of Medicago truncatula cultivar Jemalong A17 chromosome 2, MtrunA17r5.0-ANR, whole genome shotgun sequence genomic DNA carries:
- the LOC11442955 gene encoding peptide methionine sulfoxide reductase B5 encodes MAMNRRKERRKPYSKTKARKILEIQLKGTGEYNKFYEEGVYNCARCGTPIYKSSIKFDSGCGWPTFFEGFPGAINRSPNPDGRRTVITCATCGGHLGHVFKGEEFKVPTDERHCVNSVSVKFIPGNATSSI; translated from the exons ATGGCTATGAATCGTCGCAAAGAGAGAAGAAAACCCTATTCAAAAACCAAAGCTAGGAAAATATTAGAGATCCA ATTGAAGGGTACTGGAGAGTACAACAAGTTTTATGAAGAAGGGGTTTACAATTGTGCTAGATGTGGAACTCCAATTTATAAGTCTTCTATCAAATTTGATTCTGGTTGTGGTTGGCCTACTTTCTTTGAGGGTTTCCCTGGAGCTATCAATCGCTCT CCTAATCCAGATGGTAGGAGGACTGTGATAACTTGTGCAACATGTGGTGGGCACTTGGGTCATGTATTCAAAGGAGAAGAGTTCAAGGTTCCAACTGATGAACGCCACTGTGTCAATAGTGTTTCTGTCAAATTTATTCCTGGAAATGCTACTTCTTCCATATGA
- the LOC11443361 gene encoding uncharacterized protein → MPNYTGFDQRSGPAGGPPNTRPFFGFSRPPPPSTHRVIDHFAEAKAIKMEQQPLNASEAKPLAPAQPPLHKSDADDDDENVKQLDECSSLYLLMQDCIVRSNRNWKECQTEIQALRECSENRKKNKQEDRVQKQ, encoded by the exons atgCCGAATTATACCGGGTTTGATCAGCGTTCTGGACCCGCCGGTGGACCTCCCAATACTCGTCCCTTTTTTGGTTTTTCTCGTCCCCCTCCTCCTTCAACACACAG GGTTATTGATCATTTTGCAGAAGCCAAAGCCATTAAAATGGAGCAACAACCACTGAACGCTAGTGAAGCGAAACCATTGGCGCCAGCGCAACCGCCACTTCACAAGAGCGATGCAGACGACGACGATGAGAACGTCAAGCAGCTCGATGAGTGTTCTTCTCTCTATCTCTTGATGCAG GATTGCATTGTTCGTAGTAACAGGAACTGGAAAGAATGCCAAACAG AAATACAAGCTTTGAGGGAATGCTCtgaaaacagaaagaaaaataaacaggAAGACAGAGTTCAAAAGCAATGA
- the LOC11439809 gene encoding peptide methionine sulfoxide reductase B5 → MASTASSIEKSEEEWRAVLSPEQFHILRQKGTELKGTGEYNKFYEEGVYNCAGCGTPLYKSSTKFDSGCGWPAFFEGFPGAINRYPDPDGRRTEITCAACGGHLGHVFKGEGFKVPTDERHCVNSVSVKFIPGNATSSI, encoded by the exons ATGGCATCAACAGCATCATCCATTGAGAAAAGTGAAGAAGAATGGAGAGCCGTTCTTTCACCCGAGCAGTTTCACATCCTCCGCCAGAAAGGAACTGA ATTGAAGGGTACTGGAGAGTATAACAAATTTTATGAAGAAGGGGTTTACAATTGTGCTGGATGTGGAACTCCACTTTATAAGTCTTCTACCAAATTTGATTCTGGTTGTGGTTGGCCTGCTTTCTTTGAGGGTTTCCCTGGAGCTATCAATCGCTAT CCTGATCCAGATGGTAGGAGGACTGAGATAACTTGTGCAGCATGTGGTGGGCACTTGGGTCATGTATTCAAAGGAGAAGGGTTCAAGGTTCCAACTGATGAACGCCACTGTGTCAACAGTGTTTCTGTCAAATTTATTCCTGGAAATGCTACTTCTTCCATATGA
- the LOC11441942 gene encoding uncharacterized protein, whose amino-acid sequence MEQQPLDANEAKLVPPQAPLHKSDAEDDDENVKQLDECSSLYLLMQDYIVRSSRNWKESQTEIQALRECSENRKKNKQEVTVHKG is encoded by the exons ATGGAGCAACAACCACTGGACGCAAATGAAGCGAAGCTGGTCCCACCGCAAGCACCACTTCACAAGAGCGATGCAGAAGACGACGATGAGAACGTCAAGCAGCTCGATGAGTGTTCTTCTCTCTATCTCTTGATGCAG GATTACATTGTTCGTAGTAGCAGGAACTGGAAAGAAAGCCAAACAG AAATACAAGCTTTGAGGGAATGCTCtgaaaacagaaagaaaaataaacaggAAGTGACAGTTCATAAGGGATGA
- the LOC11439810 gene encoding peptide methionine sulfoxide reductase B5, whose amino-acid sequence MASTTSSIEKSEEWRAILSLDQFHILRQKGTELKGTGEYNKFYEEGVYNCAGCGTPLYKSSTKFDSGCGWPAFFEGFPGAINRSPDPDGRRTVITCEACGGRLGHVFKGEGFKVPTDERHCVNSVSVKFIPGNATSFI is encoded by the exons AtggcatcaacaacatcatccaTTGAGAAAAGTGAAGAATGGAGAGCCATTCTTTCACTTGACCAGTTTCACATCCTCCGCCAGAAAGGAACTGA ATTGAAGGGTACTGGAGAGTACAACAAGTTTTATGAAGAAGGGGTTTACAATTGTGCTGGATGTGGAACTCCACTTTATAAGTCTTCTACCAAATTTGATTCTGGTTGTGGTTGGCCTGCTTTCTTTGAGGGTTTCCCCGGAGCTATCAATCGCTCT CCTGATCCAGATGGTAGGAGGACTGTGATAACTTGTGAAGCATGTGGTGGGCGCTTGGGTCATGTATTCAAAGGAGAAGGGTTCAAGGTTCCAACTGATGAACGCCATTGTGTCAACAGTGTTTCTGTCAAATTTATTCCTGGAAATGCTACTTCTTTCATATGA